One Micromonas commoda chromosome 7, complete sequence genomic window carries:
- the TRX_2 gene encoding thioredoxin (cytosolic Trx) gives MASWAPALFGDTLVAEGGSEVKTEDALKDKIVGVYFSAHWCPPCRQFTPIFGEIYKELKSRGKNFEVVFASSDRDEASFAEYHGEQPWLAMPFANRDLKNKLSAKYKVQGIPTLVILDENGDVITKDGRSAVMKDPEAFPWTPPTLAEALGESFVRADGSEVSLASIAKSGANVGVYFSAHWCGPCRQFTPKLIEAYDKMLGDQTKPFEVIFVSGDRDEAGFKEYFGSMPWLAVPFDDEKRRDALNEYFGVQGIPHFVMLTSELKMINPNARGSVMSDPACEEFPWRPKLVTDVDEDCEGINDTTAVVLLMEECGDDWDDLTAAITAVAKDVKEAEEARGEDERSTLFMTVTETGGGIGAQLRKLCGLGRAASGVPQLVLLDLGVGGYVKLESKDVTKDAIATLLADYRAGKLELQSPNPAR, from the exons aTGGCTTCGTGGGCGCCCGCGCTATTCGGCGacacgctcgtcgccgagggggGATCCGAGGTGAAAACCGAGGATGCCCTCAAGGACAAGATCGTCGGCGTGTACTTCTCCGCGCACTG GTGCCCTCCGTGCCGCCAGTTCACCCCGATCTTCGGGGAGATCTACAAGGAGCTCAAGTCCAGGGGTAAGAACTTCGAGGTcgtcttcgcctcctccgacagggacgaggcgtcgttcgcggagtACCACGGCGAGCAACCCTGGCTCGCGATGCCGTTCGCCAATCGCGATCTGAAGAATAAGCTCAGCGCCAAGTACAAGGTGCAGGGCATTCCCaccctcgtcatcctcgacgagaacggcgacgtcatcACCAAGGACGGCCGTTCCGCCGTCATGAAGGACCCGGAGGCGTTCCCGTGGACCCCGcccaccctcgccgaggcgctgggCGAATCGTTCGTTCGAGCCGACGGCTCCGAAGTTTctctcgcgtccatcgccaaATCCGGAGCCAACGTCGGCGTGTACTTTTCCGCGCACTGGTGCGGCCCGTGCCGCCAGTTCACCCCGAAGCTCATCGAGGCGTACGACAAGATGCTCGGCGACCAGACGAAGCCCTTCGAGGTGATCTTCGTGTCGGGCGACAGGGACGAGGCCGGGTTTAAGGAGTACTTTGGATCGATGCCGTGGCTCGCCGTgcccttcgacgacgagaagcgCCGGGACGCGCTCAACGAGTACTTCGGCGTCCAGGGCATCCCCCACTTCGTCATGCTGACTTCCGAGTTGAAGATGATCAACcccaacgcgcgcgggtcggtgATGTCCGACCCCGCGTGCGAAGAGTTTCCGTGGAGGCCCAAGCTCGtcaccgacgtcgacgaggactgCGAGGGAATCAACGACACCACCGCCGTCGTGCTCCTGATGGAGGAATGCGGCGACGACTGGGACGATCTCACCGCCGCaatcaccgccgtcgcgaaggacgtcaaggaggcggaggaggcgaggggcgAGGATGAGCGATCCACGTTGTTCATGACAGTCACCGAGACTGGCGGCGGTATCGGCGCGCAGCTCCGAAAGCTGTGCGggctcggccgcgccgcctccggagTTCCCCAGCTGGTCCTCCTGGacctcggcgtgggcgggtaCGTCAAGCTGGAGTCCAAGGACGTCACGaaggacgccatcgcgaccTTACTCGCGGATTATAGGGCTGGGAAACTCGAGTTGCAGTCCCCCAACCCTGCGAGGTGA
- a CDS encoding predicted protein — protein MGGQGSKPSSPRAGSPKAAPPPREPVASDPVPVAPPTPGTSPAPEQEPAPPEARAVRAVDPRWAKVSARFAEISDRLDAIERRVPAPAGPGAPIPAGAPETSRRDDTCDAARRILADLVDSRGAPPGCARFVRVPANYYDEPLEFRRRCVGGATVDHMCKTIVMENTRCVNDDCADAFNSRWYLVVVQYTAKLNQQKLEKFLHELNNVDGRRCGKKNFNMRLAKEEDSERLTGYVKGAVCPFGCAEKRMPVILSDKIVALEPQTFWLGAGEIDLKVGMSAADFVARAEPHVTDITY, from the coding sequence ATGGGAGGACAGGGAAGcaagccgagctcgccgcgggccggGAGCCCGAAGGctgccccgccgccgcgggaacccgtcgcctccgatcccgtccccgtcgcgcccccgacgcccggcacgtcccccgcgcccgagcagGAACCCGCACCCcccgaggcgcgggcggtgcgcgccgtcgatccgCGGTGGGCGAAGGTCTCGGCACGGTTCGCCGAGATTTCCGATcggctcgacgcgatcgagagGCGCgtgcccgcccccgcgggtcccggcgcgcccatccccgcgggcgctCCCGAGacctcccgccgcgacgatacctgcgacgccgcgcgtcgcatcctcgcggacctcgtggattcgcgcggcgcgccgccgggatgCGCTCGCTTCGTGCGGGTGCCGGCCAACTACTACGACGAGCCGCTCGAGTTTCGTCGGCGATgcgtgggcggcgccaccgTGGACCACATGTGCAAGACGATCGTGATGGAGAACACGCGATGCGTCAACGACGActgcgcggacgcgttcaaCTCCCGGTGGTACCTCGTCGTGGTCCAGTACACCGCCAAGCTGAACCAGCAAAAGCTGGAGAAGTTTCTGCACGAGCTCAACAACGTCGACGGGAGAAGGTGCGGCAAGAAGAACTTCAACATGAggctcgccaaggaggaggacagcGAGCGGCTGACGGGGTACGTCAAGGGCGCGGTGTGCCCGTTCGGATGCGCGGAGAAGCGGATGCCAGTCATACTCAGCGACaagatcgtcgcgctcgagccccaAACGTTTtggctcggcgcgggtgagaTTGACTTGAAGGTTgggatgagcgcggcggactttgtggcgcgcgccgagccgcaCGTGACGGACATCACGTACTGA
- a CDS encoding predicted protein, with protein sequence MGVDIETLKPGDGVTFPKPGQVVTAHYTGTLTNGSKFDSSKDRGQPFQFTIGVGQVIKGWDEGMARMSVGQVAKLTCTPDYAYGERGFPPVIPPASTLIFEVELLGVK encoded by the exons ATGGGCGTAGACATCGAGACCCTCAagccgggcgacggcgtgacaTTCCCCAAGCCCGGTCAGGTCGTCACCGCCCACTACACCG GTACCCTCACGAACGGCTCCAAGTTCGACAGCTCCAAGGACCGCGGCCAACCCTTCCAGTTCaccatcggcgtcggccagGTCATCAAGGGATGGGACGAGGGGATGGCGAGAATGTCCGTCGGGCAGGTTGCCAAGCTGACGTGCACCCCTGACTACGCgtacggcgagcgcggtttCCCGCCGGTCATTCCCCCGGCGTCCACCCTCATCTTCGAGgtcgagctgctcggcgtCAAGTaa
- a CDS encoding predicted protein, producing the protein MGFFRSRKPKADDRWASGAFAETSGDGGIGETSLTVAVRSRPLLPDERRRGDRRDIVRVLDDKHIVVLDPDDEKNYLDERTHRTKERRYTFDKAFGSSASNRDVYQKTARALISGVLNGQNGTVFAYGATGSGKTYTMIGTRNDPGMMPLSLMDIFDAIRSMSGEYTFEVTCSYLEVYNELIYDLLVNNSPSLDLREDPERGATVPGLRRISVTNADNVLDVLREGNARRKTEPTEANAVSSRSHAVMEINVRRFSRVLTGRLSLVDLAGSERASETKNEGSKLRDGANINRSLLALANCINALGKKQQGAGVYVPFRNSKLTRLLKDGLVGNSRTAMVANVSCGNDQYNHTINTLKYADRAKEIKTNVRTNVVHVATHPGEAQRVIEQLQDEVAGLKRELKAARSGAPISNPSAIDDAGVRTEDVFDDRWLEKLSVDVHENTEERINLQRALFELEDVAIQSRCELASVEDRLVELEMTGAAQIPGSRDKSEAESLRDRRRRLADGLREGENAARRDRAAMDANEGKRREIQSRIDRAAEARESRNGGKLPAFLRILSQYRTRGVSSMEAHFQLAVRDGVLADQRDVIGCMWRMLAAAGVSRERAVEAAKREGV; encoded by the exons ATGGGTTTCTTTCGCAGCAGGAAGCCCAAGGCTGACGACCGctgggcgtcgggcgcgttcgccgaaacgtccggcgacggcggcatcggGGAGACGTCCCTCACGGTCGCGGTGAGGTCCAGGCCGCTGCTCCCggacgagcggcgacggggcgaccgccgcgacatcgtccgcgtcctcgacgacaagcacatcgtcgtcctcgacccggacgacgagaagaaCTACCTGGACGAGCGCACGCACAGGACCAAGGAACGGCGGTACACCTTCGACAAGGCTTTcggctcgtccgcgtccaacCGGGACGTGTACCAAAAAACCGCTCGCGCGCTCATCTCCGGCGTGCTCAACGGCCAGAACGGCACCGTGTTCGCGTACGGCGCCACGGGCAGCGGCAAGACGTACACGATGATCGGCACGCGGAACGACCCGGGGATGATGCCGCTCTCGCTGATGGACATATTCGACGCCATCCGGTCCATGTCTGGCGAATACACCTTCGAGGTGACGTGCTCCTACCTGGAGGTGTACAACGAGCTCATATACGACCTATTGGTGAACaactcgccgtcgctggACCTCCGCGAGGACCCGGAGCGAGGGGCGACCGTGCCGGGTTTGAGGCGGATATCGGTGACAAACGCGGATAACGTGTTGGACGTTCTGAGAGAGGGCAACGCGAGACGAAAGACGGAGCCCACCGAGGCCAACGCCGTTTCCTCGCGATCGCACGCGGTGATGGAGATTAACGTCCGGCGGTTCAGCCGCGTGC TGACGGGGAGGTTGTccctcgtcgacctcgccggcTCGGAGCGAGCGTCGGAGACGAAAAACGAGGGCAGCAAGCTCAGGGACGGCGCGAACATCAACCGGTCGTTACTGGCGCTCGCGAACTGCATCAACGCGTTGGGGAAGAAACAgcagggcgcgggggtgtacGTCCCGTTCAGGAACTCTAAGCTCACCAGGCTGCTGAAAGACGGGCTCGTCGGTAACTCGAGGACCGCGATGGTGGCCAACGTGTCGTGCGGCAACGACCAGTACAACCACACGATCAACACGTTAAAGTACGCGGACAGGGCGAAAGAGATCAAGACGAACGTGCGAACCAACGTCGTGCACGTGGCGACGCACCCGGGAGAGGCGCAACGCGTCATCGAGCAGCTGCAGGACGAGGTGGCGGGTCTTAAAagggagctcaaggcggcgagatccgggg CGCCGATTTCGAACCCGTCGGCgattgacgacgccggggttcGAACCGAGGACGTCTTTGACGATCGGTGGCTGGAGAAGCTCAGCGTCGACGTTCACGAAAACACCGAGGAGAGGATCAACCTGCAGCGCGCGCtgttcgagctcgaggacgtcgccatcCAGAGCCGGTgcgagctcgcgtccgtcgaggaCAGGCTCGTGGAGCTGGAGatgacgggcgccgcgcaaATCCCAGGGTCGCGTGACAAATCCGAGGCGGAGTCGCTTCGCGATCGTCGCAGGCGACTGGCGGATGGTCTGCGCGAGGgggagaacgcggcgcgacgggaccgcgccgccatggacgcCAACGAGGGCAAGAGGCGGGAGATCCAGTCGAggatcgatcgcgccgcggaggcgcgcgaatCCCGCAACGGGGGCAAGCTCCCCGCGTTTTTGCGCATCCTCTCCCAGTACCGGACGCGGGGCGTGTCGTCGATGGAGGCGCATTTTCagctcgccgtccgcgacggcgtcctcgccgatcaacgcgacgtcatcggctGCATGTGGCgcatgctcgccgcggccggggtgagccgcgagcgcgcggtggaggcggcgaagcgcgagggagtc